GACACCAATGGACGGGTTTCATAGCCAAGAATGCCCTGAAGTTCTCCATTGGCAGCGGCTTCAAAGGCTCCATTAACGTCCTCTATGCTCACTTCTTTCTCCAGTTCAAACACTGCATCAGTAAGGGATGCATTCAACAGTGGAATTCTCACCGCATGACCATTCAACTTACCTTCTAATTCAGGAAAGATAAGACCGATAGCTTTTGCTGATCCAGTTGTGGTTGGAATCACACTTTGAAGACAGGATCTAGCACGTCGTAAGTCATTATGAAAGCCATCCACAACAACCTGTGTATTAGTGACATCGTGGAGTGTAGTAATCGAACCGTGCTTAATCCCGAAGCTGTTATGAACAACCTGAACAATGGGTGCAAGACAGTTTGTCGTGCAAGATGCTGCTGTTACAACCTTGTGATGACTGGGGTCATAGAGATGGTGATTAATACCATAAACAATATTCAGAATATCAACGCCATCAACATCACCTGTAACTGGACAAGCAACCAGTATTCGCTTCAGGTTTAAAACATTTAAGAATAATTTGAGCGATTCTGATGTTTTAAATTTACCGCTACATTCTA
The window above is part of the Synechococcus sp. WH 8020 genome. Proteins encoded here:
- a CDS encoding ArsJ-associated glyceraldehyde-3-phosphate dehydrogenase translates to MRIGINGFGRIGRLVFRALWGRPGIDIVHVNDCAGDAVAAAHLLHFDSVHGRWQHQVCPHLNGFLVGDQQVRYSSESDPASASWIESGVEMLLECSGKFKTSESLKLFLNVLNLKRILVACPVTGDVDGVDILNIVYGINHHLYDPSHHKVVTAASCTTNCLAPIVQVVHNSFGIKHGSITTLHDVTNTQVVVDGFHNDLRRARSCLQSVIPTTTGSAKAIGLIFPELEGKLNGHAVRIPLLNASLTDAVFELEKEVSIEDVNGAFEAAANGELQGILGYETRPLVSVDYVNDSRSTIIDGLSTMVINGTQIKVYAWYDNEWGYSSRMADLACHVACLEE